The Girardinichthys multiradiatus isolate DD_20200921_A chromosome 6, DD_fGirMul_XY1, whole genome shotgun sequence genome window below encodes:
- the cib3 gene encoding calcium and integrin-binding family member 3 isoform X1, with product MSFCQQKTFSALCSLLTGHSGRPYGRERLVERLFYRYWDLAPQLVPLDYTNQPDVKLPYELIGSMPELKDNPFRQRIAEVFSEDGEGNMTLDDFLDMFSVLSEMAPRDLKAYYAFKIYDFNNDDFICKSDLEKTLNKLTRNELTEDEVKMVCEKVMNEADLDNDGRLSLEDFQHMINRAPDFLSTFHIRI from the exons atgtctttttgccagcaaaagacattcagcgcgctgtgttccctcctgaccgGTCACTCTGGGAGGCcgtatggaagagaaagacttgtggaaag ACTTTTCTACCGCTATTGGGATTTGGCACCGCAGCTTGTTCCTCTTGACTACACCAACCAACCAGATGTGAAGTTACCATATGAGCTGATTGGCAGCATGCCGGAGCTGAAG GACAACCCATTTCGGCAGAGGATTGCTGAGGTTTTCTCTGAGGATGGAGAAGGAAATATGACTCTGGACGACTTCTTGGACATGTTCTCAGTCCTCAGTGAGATGGCTCCTCGTGACCTCAAGGCCTACTATGCTTTCAAAATATACG ATTTCAACAACGATGACTTTATCTGCAAGTCAGACCTGGAGAAGACACTGAACAAGCTGACTCGCAACGAGCTGACAGAAGACGAGGTGAAGATGGTGTGCGAGAAGGTGATGAACGAGGCTGACCTGGATAACGATGGACGCCTGTCACTGGAGGATTTCCAGCACATGATTAACAGAGCTCCGGATTTCCTCAG CACCTTTCACATACGGATCTAA